The following are encoded together in the Candidatus Omnitrophota bacterium genome:
- a CDS encoding diguanylate cyclase, with translation MKTRPFFIPKEWLSRTAILAVVYCIVACASLSLALPKTNVSPVWPPSGIAFAAILLFGYRIWPGIALGSFLANVITFVANGTTSVPLAITASFFIGIGNALEALSGMVLLKFFLGSQNPLSCSKNVLKFIFVALLAPIVSCTIGPTVICLLKIVPWDIYLTIWHTWWSGDATGILIFTPILLTWYKDSGEEWTITQFVQSITSLALLFVVSLLIFGGKPQLRAIYSSFTFILIPIIVWTAFRFGQRGVALSMLVILGTAIWKTVHGFGPFAVGSMNESLVLLQSFIGVVAVTGLILAALLADRRNAEEISRQLAAIVDSSDDAIIGKTLNGNIISWNKGAEQLYGFKSEEVLGQFIGILTPDGKLDEASEILNHISRGDKVDHYVTQRKCKDGKIIYVSLTISPVFNAAGKLIGASSIARDVTDRITADNNLKILKNQLEFEKTKLEEVLNIEEGLNTIINSEKLIDFIVLKTAQVLDAERCSLMLIDEHAQELCIKGHRDLGENIVKRNRLKVGMPIAGQVAQDGEPILVTDIESDSRFARKNRASCKSKSFLIAPIKLDRHVMGVINVTDKNSLGKDGVFSEIDLKILCMISRQVAVAIENAKLYRELNYLTVTDPMTNMYNYRYFTKSLDHEIMRLKRHPGSLCLLMMDVDNFKVYNDTFGHQEGDKLLRTIGQALAKTLRDTDVACRYAGDEFVAILPHTAISQAKIVAEKIKRKIESISSKEKITLSIGIANYTDPSDRYDLILKADTALYAAKKNGKNKVHAHHE, from the coding sequence ATGAAAACCAGACCGTTTTTCATTCCAAAAGAATGGCTGTCAAGGACCGCAATCCTTGCTGTTGTGTACTGCATTGTGGCTTGCGCGAGCCTATCGCTGGCTCTTCCCAAAACAAATGTCTCGCCTGTTTGGCCTCCCTCGGGTATTGCTTTTGCGGCTATTTTGCTTTTTGGGTACCGCATCTGGCCCGGTATCGCGTTAGGATCGTTCCTTGCGAATGTGATCACTTTCGTTGCTAATGGAACGACGAGCGTGCCGCTGGCTATTACTGCTTCTTTTTTTATCGGGATCGGGAATGCTTTAGAAGCATTATCGGGCATGGTGCTTTTAAAGTTTTTTCTTGGTTCTCAGAATCCTCTTAGCTGCAGTAAAAATGTTCTTAAGTTTATTTTTGTCGCACTTTTGGCGCCTATTGTAAGTTGTACGATCGGGCCAACTGTTATCTGCCTTTTAAAAATAGTTCCTTGGGATATTTATTTAACGATCTGGCATACATGGTGGTCGGGCGATGCCACCGGGATCTTGATCTTTACTCCTATTTTACTTACCTGGTATAAAGATTCCGGAGAAGAGTGGACGATAACGCAGTTCGTTCAATCCATAACTTCACTGGCGCTTTTGTTTGTTGTCAGCCTCTTGATATTTGGAGGGAAACCGCAGCTAAGGGCGATCTATTCTTCTTTTACCTTTATTCTCATACCGATCATTGTATGGACGGCATTTCGATTTGGGCAAAGAGGCGTGGCGCTATCTATGCTTGTTATTCTGGGAACAGCCATCTGGAAGACAGTCCATGGATTTGGCCCTTTTGCCGTTGGGTCAATGAATGAATCGCTGGTCCTCTTGCAATCTTTCATAGGTGTTGTCGCTGTTACGGGATTAATCCTGGCTGCATTGCTTGCGGATCGCCGTAACGCGGAAGAGATCTCAAGGCAATTAGCCGCTATTGTGGATTCTTCCGATGATGCCATTATCGGCAAAACGTTAAACGGCAATATCATCAGTTGGAATAAGGGCGCTGAACAGCTTTATGGTTTTAAATCCGAAGAAGTTTTAGGCCAATTCATAGGTATTCTTACGCCGGATGGAAAATTAGATGAGGCCTCTGAGATTTTGAATCATATCAGCCGAGGAGATAAGGTAGATCATTATGTAACGCAGCGCAAGTGTAAAGATGGAAAGATCATTTATGTCTCCTTAACGATCTCGCCGGTTTTTAACGCGGCCGGAAAGCTTATTGGCGCGTCATCGATCGCGCGAGATGTTACGGATAGAATTACGGCAGACAATAATCTAAAAATCCTAAAAAATCAACTGGAGTTTGAGAAAACCAAGCTAGAAGAAGTTTTAAATATCGAAGAAGGCCTTAATACGATCATCAATTCAGAAAAATTAATTGATTTTATTGTTTTAAAAACAGCGCAAGTTTTAGACGCTGAGCGATGTTCCTTGATGCTGATTGATGAACATGCCCAAGAGTTGTGCATTAAAGGGCATAGGGACTTGGGAGAGAATATTGTTAAGAGAAATCGTTTAAAGGTTGGAATGCCTATTGCGGGCCAAGTGGCTCAAGACGGGGAACCTATCCTGGTTACTGATATTGAATCGGATAGCCGTTTTGCCAGAAAAAACAGGGCTTCCTGCAAAAGCAAATCATTTTTAATCGCTCCCATCAAGTTAGATCGTCATGTGATGGGAGTGATCAATGTGACCGATAAAAATTCCCTTGGCAAAGATGGCGTATTCTCTGAAATAGATCTAAAAATTCTTTGCATGATCAGCCGTCAAGTCGCTGTCGCTATTGAGAATGCCAAGCTTTATCGAGAATTAAATTATCTCACAGTCACTGACCCGATGACAAATATGTATAATTATCGTTATTTTACGAAAAGTTTAGACCATGAAATCATGCGGCTTAAACGCCACCCAGGGTCATTATGCCTGCTGATGATGGATGTTGATAATTTCAAAGTTTATAACGATACATTTGGCCATCAAGAAGGGGATAAATTGCTTAGAACAATCGGACAGGCTCTTGCTAAGACATTAAGAGATACAGATGTGGCATGCCGTTATGCGGGTGATGAGTTTGTGGCCATTTTGCCTCATACAGCTATTTCTCAGGCAAAAATTGTTGCGGAGAAAATCAAAAGAAAAATAGAGAGCATTTCTTCTAAGGAAAAAATAACTCTTAGCATTGGCATTGCCAATTATACAGACCCTTCGGACAGATATGACCTGATCTTAAAAGCGGACACCGCCTTATATGCCGCTAAGAAAAACGGTAAAAATAAAGTTCATGCCCACCATGAATAA